From the genome of Mucilaginibacter paludis DSM 18603:
CTGAGCACATTTAAAATGTCGTTGGTATAATCTTGGCAAACAGAATAAGCTGGCTTGAAACCGGTTATGGTTTTGTCCAATAAAATAAGTTGGCTATCAGGCACTTTACGTAATGTGCTGATGCAAACACTTTCATTGATTCCCTCTCTGAACAAGGGAAGGATAACATAATAGTGGTATAAGCTGAGCGATTGGTCAATGATTTCATCCAGTAAAGCCAAATCACCATGATGGATCCTAAGGTCAACTTTTACCTTTGCCCCGAGCGATGAGACGATTGAATCAAAAACGATCTTTTTATGGGAACTGAGTTCATTAAAGATCAGAAGAACATTGATCGTTTTATTGGACTTGACATTAACGAAGTAACCTTTGCCTTTAACGGAGCTGATATAACCAGCTGTTCGCAAACGGGTATAGGCCTTTTCAATGGTATCTCTCGCTACGCCGTATTGTCTACTGTAAGTATTGATGGAAAGCAGTTGCTGATTCCTTTTATACACACCCTTTTCAATATCCCGGCTTATAGTCATCACAATTTGCTCTACCAGTGGCACAGTATTATTATAATTGATCTTTGCTTTAGCCATTTCATATGATAAAACATACCGACAGTTTTAATTCCAATTGAAAGCATTCACGCCTTGATTTTTTAAGTCCGGCGAAAAGTATAGATAACTGCTTGTTTCGAATCTGAATTATAACCAGATCGGTATTTTTGGTTTTATTTGGATGGGATAATATTGAAAAATTCCCTTTACTAATATAGCGAGAGATTCGCTATATATACAAATAATTTTAAAAAATCGGTTGCAAATTGCGTGTATTATAAAAAATAATTGATAAATATATAAAATTAATAATTTAAGTGGAACAATATTGAATATTTGATCAAACATAAAGGACGATTTGGGGCAGTCCGATAAGATTCTTGATAAAAGAATTAGGGTAAAATTTTCGTTTGTTACCTATTTTTAGTCCATTACCGGGATTTTTAATTACTATAATTTTCTTTTTTTTATTAAACCCCGTTCCTAAACATATAAAAGTAGCAAATCATCGACCTTAATCCACTGCCTAACTATAGGTTAATGAAATGGTTATTCCCGGCAGATAATGAAGAGATCGAATTAAAGAGTAAATCCTTCCGTTGTAATATAGGACAATGAATCGAAATATCTTAACCGGCAATTATGATTTCAATTTCTTGATTGCGGAACATGTCCTTATGCTTTTCCTCGATACCGCTGTCTGTAATAATGTAGCTGATGAGTGATAGGGCACCGAGGCTTGCAAAAGCGCTTTTCCCGAACTTAGTTGAATCTGCCACAAGATAAGTGGTCTCAGCCGCATCTATCATTGCTTTTTTTACGACGATATCGCTGATACTTGGATATGTTAAACCAGATTTTAAGGAAAGTCCTGCTGTAGCCAGAAACAACTTTTGGATATTAATGCCTTTAAAAAAATCTGCCGCTTTTTGGCCTGTAAGCGATAAAGTTGGGGGTTTAAATTCACCTCCGGTCATGATCACCTCAATGCCAGGTTCTGCGCCTAACATCAACGCTATATTCAAAGCATTAGTAATGACAGTTACCTTCCGATTTCCTTTAAGTTTCCGGGCAATTTCTGTGGTAGTTGAACCGGAATCCAGAATTATAGTATCCCCATTTTGAATAAATTCAAGACATTTGATCGCAATAATTTCTTTCTTATCCAGATTCTCATGGTTAGCTAATGAAAATGAACTAACCTGGTCCTGAATATTCTTCAAATAAGCTCCGCCATGCTCTTTAACTAGCAAGCCTTCTTTCTCCAGCTTTTCTAAATCCTGCCGAATGGTAACTTCCGTAACTTTAAAGATTTTTGCCAGATTGATTACTTTTGCGGTGCCATCTTCCTGAAGTAATTCCAGAATTTTTTCACGACGTTGATATGCGAGCATTTTAAATAATTATAAATACTGACAAAAATAACATAAAAACGAAGTAAAAGAAAGGGCTAGATTTCTCCAGCCCTTTCTTTTACCTTAATTGTATCCTGGGTTTTGCGTAAAGACGTCTTTATTCGTAGTCGGGTCAAGCTGGCTGGCCTGTGGTATAGGCCTGACCAGATGATAAGATTTAAAATTTGCCGCAGCATCGGGATTCATTGTCTGGATTCTGCTGGCTAACTTACCCGTCCTTTTCAGATCGAACCATCTTAACTGTTCTCCGCCCAACTCTCTAGCTCTTTCATCCAAAATGAAATCAATCGAAACTTGAGCTGGTGTGATCTGCATTTGTGCTACTTTTCCGGGCTTAGCAGCACGGGTTCTGATTACGTTAATATAAGTAGCAGCAGTGCCCGGATCTCCAAGATTAAACTTCGCTTCGGCTGCAACAAGGTACATTTCTGCTAGTCTTATTACAAAGACATCTCTTGCACTTTGAGCTTCAGCAACGCTAGCGCGCGTTGAATCTTTGAACTTTGATAAAGAAATGACAAACTTACGTTGAATCGGTATGCTTGTGGCCATATCGTAAACTTTTGGAAGATCATAAGTGATATATTTTTTGCTTTGCGATGCTAAGGGAATAGTAGCATTTGGAGTATAACAAATAGTATCTCCAACTTTAATAGCGTTACCGTTATAGTTTCCTGCTTTGTTAGCATACCATACGTTCTGGAACGAACCACTGTAACGGGAATCGTTCGCTTGATCGAACAAATTCAGATAAGCCAGTGTCGGCATATATCGATTAAAGGGACGGCCGTTTGGAATATCGCGGGCAAGCAAAGCAGAGTTGACCTGATCGTAAACCATTAGATACATCATGTGCCCGTTATTGGATCCGCGATAATGACCATAGGGATAGGTTGATGAACTTAAATCGTTATTAGCCAAATTGGTAGAGTAGTCAATTGCCCATATGACTTCTTTGTTTTTGAGATTGCCCATGTTCCATAGGTCAACAAACCGGGGTTGCAGCGCATAACCGTAGTTTTTTATGACATCATCCGCCAAGGCGAAAGCTTCAGCATTCATACCTCTTGTTAAGTACATGCGGGCTAAGAACGCTTTGGCAACCGGAATCGTCGCACGGCCGTAATCTGTCGTACTTACAGGTAAATTTGCCACAGCAAATTTTAGGTCAGTAAATATCTGCGTATAAAATGTTTCAACAGGTGTTCTGTTAGCCGTTGTAACTGCTCCGTCGGTAGGTGTGGTCGTAAAGTTTACACCTCCCCACGTTTCTACGATATGCCAATAATAAAATGCCCTTAGGAATCGTAATTCTGCTTCCCTGGTCGTTTTTTGAGCTGCAGTATAATCCGTGACGTTACCGATACCGGCAATGCCGGTATTACACAAATTTACCCCTGCATAAAGATTGTTCCACAATAATGGCAGCGGGTCAGCTGTCCCTTGTAAATTGTAATATTGCGTGAACATAGGATATGGGTCCCCTGCTCCACTTGTCCAGATATCTGTTCCCATTTCTGCTGCAAGATAGCCTTCTTCCTTACCATACCAAAACCTGGAAAAAGTATACGCTGCATTAACCAATGTTTCAAAGCCTACTGCCTTGGTATAAAATGTAGAAGCCGTAAAACCACTTGGATTATATTCGTCAAGTTTCTTTGTGCATGAGCTAAACATCAATATGCCAGCCAAAAGGATTAAAATCCCGGTATAAATAATTTTTTTCATGATGCTCTGATTAATAATTTTTATAATGAAACATTAAGACCTGCCAAAAATAATTTAGTTAACGGCCTGTCGAAAGATCCACCGCCTTCAGGATCGTAGTCTTTAATTTTAGAAAAGGTTAGAAAATTTTTAGCGCTTATATATAACCTTAAATTAGAAACATGAAGGGCTTTGGTTATCCCCGGTGAGAAATTATAACCCAGGCTTGCACTTCTTATTTTCACGAATGATCCATCTTTGTAACCTAGAGTAGAAGCAAATGGAGTAGCTGATTTAGAGATATTCGCATTCGGCCTAGGATAGTCATTTGTTGGATTTTCAGGAGTCCAATAATCAACATTAGCGCCGTTTTCTATTGCATTCGGTTCATATTTTAATGCGTATTGTGAAACGAACATCTGACCAATTCTTCCATAAACTAATACGTTCAAATCAAAGCTCTTGTATTTAAAATCATTGCTGAATCCAAAACTATATTTTGGGACAGCTGAACCGAGCACAACCCGGTCTCCGGCGGCAGTGATTGTCCCGCTACCGTCAATATCGGCGACTTTGATATCGCCGGGCTTATAGCCGTAAACGGCAGCCTGAGCAGCTTCCGATGTCTGCCAGATGCCTAGCTTTTGGTAATCGAAATAGGAAACCACAGGATAGCCTATAAACCAGTTATTGCCTAAGTCGTTTACGCCGTTAGGCAAATAGGTAATACGTTCTTTATTACGAGTATAGGTAATATTTGACGACCAGGAGAATTTATTTGTTTTGATATTATTGGTTCGTACGGTAAGCTCAATACCTGTATTCCGGCTCCTGCCCACATTAGCCAATGTTGTAAGGGCTCCTGTCGAAGACGGAAGCTTCTGACTCAATAACAAGTCCCGGGTTTGAGAGTCATAATAATCGATACTTCCAGAAATTCTATCCCGGAATACACCAAAATCTATCCCCGCATTTAATGTTCCCGTCAACTCCCACTTTAATTTTTGATTTCCGATGTTGGGGTCCAGTTCATAGGCCAGTGCGGTGATATCATTATAAGAATAGGGCACTAAGATCAGACCACTTTGGGTTTGATAGGGTTTAACAGCTGCATTACCAGCTACGCCATAACTTAAACGTGCCTTTAACTCGGATACTACGCTTTGGCTTTTCATAAATGGTTCGTCAATAATTCTCCAGGCAGCTGCTGCAGAAGGAAAGAATGCCCATTTATTTCCTTTGGCTAAAACCGATGAACCATCAGCTCGCCCTGTCAGGGTCAACAAATATCTTTCTTTGAAAGAATAATTTAAGCGCAATGCCCCCGATTCAAGATTTTGCCCAACATAATTACTTGATATCTTGAGATTGGCAGGATTGTTTTGTAAGGCATAGAAAGATTGGTCTGATAACAATTGTCCCGTACCTGACGCCGATGC
Proteins encoded in this window:
- a CDS encoding GntR family transcriptional regulator, with translation MAKAKINYNNTVPLVEQIVMTISRDIEKGVYKRNQQLLSINTYSRQYGVARDTIEKAYTRLRTAGYISSVKGKGYFVNVKSNKTINVLLIFNELSSHKKIVFDSIVSSLGAKVKVDLRIHHGDLALLDEIIDQSLSLYHYYVILPLFREGINESVCISTLRKVPDSQLILLDKTITGFKPAYSVCQDYTNDILNVLRKNSARLAKYEKLILLIPSTGHQQGIIEGLMRFATESSLGLEIRNMVEKNGPYKGEVYLTLDESELIILLKKIKENGLLAGNEIGLISYHDTPFKELLGITVLTTDLEAMGKMTAKMILENKPAQIINPFKIIIRQSL
- a CDS encoding RagB/SusD family nutrient uptake outer membrane protein, which gives rise to MKKIIYTGILILLAGILMFSSCTKKLDEYNPSGFTASTFYTKAVGFETLVNAAYTFSRFWYGKEEGYLAAEMGTDIWTSGAGDPYPMFTQYYNLQGTADPLPLLWNNLYAGVNLCNTGIAGIGNVTDYTAAQKTTREAELRFLRAFYYWHIVETWGGVNFTTTPTDGAVTTANRTPVETFYTQIFTDLKFAVANLPVSTTDYGRATIPVAKAFLARMYLTRGMNAEAFALADDVIKNYGYALQPRFVDLWNMGNLKNKEVIWAIDYSTNLANNDLSSSTYPYGHYRGSNNGHMMYLMVYDQVNSALLARDIPNGRPFNRYMPTLAYLNLFDQANDSRYSGSFQNVWYANKAGNYNGNAIKVGDTICYTPNATIPLASQSKKYITYDLPKVYDMATSIPIQRKFVISLSKFKDSTRASVAEAQSARDVFVIRLAEMYLVAAEAKFNLGDPGTAATYINVIRTRAAKPGKVAQMQITPAQVSIDFILDERARELGGEQLRWFDLKRTGKLASRIQTMNPDAAANFKSYHLVRPIPQASQLDPTTNKDVFTQNPGYN
- a CDS encoding DeoR/GlpR family DNA-binding transcription regulator; protein product: MLAYQRREKILELLQEDGTAKVINLAKIFKVTEVTIRQDLEKLEKEGLLVKEHGGAYLKNIQDQVSSFSLANHENLDKKEIIAIKCLEFIQNGDTIILDSGSTTTEIARKLKGNRKVTVITNALNIALMLGAEPGIEVIMTGGEFKPPTLSLTGQKAADFFKGINIQKLFLATAGLSLKSGLTYPSISDIVVKKAMIDAAETTYLVADSTKFGKSAFASLGALSLISYIITDSGIEEKHKDMFRNQEIEIIIAG